From a region of the Flavobacterium sediminilitoris genome:
- a CDS encoding 2OG-Fe(II) oxygenase, translated as MAINYSFGLPLKHNFAEFIYYTGLFLPHEINKILNFWEEDKTIKATLSGDDTYNDELRKSSVMFIENTPENDWIYNRLASLAINCNNERYWFDLLGFHQELQLTRYSEGDFFDWHLDFGAGEISARKLSMTIQLSDEDSYEGGDLQFMINNKIKNAPRKKGTIVIFPSFIMHRVTPITKGTRQSIVGWVSGPPYR; from the coding sequence ATGGCAATAAATTATTCATTTGGTCTTCCTCTAAAACATAACTTTGCAGAATTCATTTATTACACGGGATTATTCCTTCCACATGAAATAAATAAAATACTCAATTTTTGGGAAGAAGACAAAACCATAAAAGCAACACTTTCTGGAGACGATACCTATAATGACGAATTGCGAAAGAGTTCCGTTATGTTTATAGAAAATACACCCGAAAACGATTGGATTTATAACCGATTAGCAAGTTTAGCAATTAACTGCAATAACGAAAGATACTGGTTTGATTTGTTAGGCTTCCATCAGGAACTACAACTAACAAGATATTCTGAAGGCGATTTTTTTGATTGGCATTTAGATTTTGGTGCAGGAGAAATTTCCGCACGAAAATTAAGCATGACCATTCAGTTATCCGATGAAGACAGCTATGAAGGAGGCGATTTACAGTTTATGATAAACAATAAAATAAAAAATGCACCCCGAAAAAAAGGAACCATAGTCATTTTTCCTTCCTTCATCATGCATCGCGTTACACCCATTACAAAAGGCACACGACAATCTATTGTGGGTTGGGTTTCTGGACCACCTTATAGGTAA
- a CDS encoding TerB family tellurite resistance protein: MKQICSGCQKELGFLNTPNFGGGKLLDGGRVCRNCFKVMTKHDISFSLKSKIKYSSQNVYNIINKTKIEIQNVVDRPLPNKLKVETVLPFEDSFENYEKAEENEIINLNALVIIGYIDLKKNFSKRRITIKKIIKNSNDFLINSFCHERNSIRSFKLSRITELVDLETGEIFENPIKFIQDRINETPVGSIVKFFQEYIHEINLMVYMGRVDGYLHENERIKICNFLILKSNNTLDLDILDSEIRRMNSDSSQFRESLNEVSKMENKKVEVFSILKEIAYSDNNLDSMEEGILNLVKKEFQI; encoded by the coding sequence ATGAAACAAATATGCTCTGGATGTCAGAAGGAACTTGGATTTTTAAATACTCCAAATTTTGGAGGAGGTAAATTATTAGACGGTGGAAGAGTTTGTAGAAATTGTTTTAAAGTAATGACAAAACATGATATTAGTTTTAGCTTAAAATCTAAAATTAAATATTCAAGCCAAAATGTTTATAACATTATAAATAAAACCAAAATTGAGATTCAAAATGTAGTAGACAGACCTTTACCTAATAAATTAAAAGTTGAAACAGTTTTACCTTTTGAAGATTCTTTTGAAAATTATGAAAAAGCAGAAGAAAATGAAATTATCAATTTAAATGCATTAGTTATTATTGGATATATTGATTTAAAAAAGAATTTCAGTAAAAGGAGAATTACTATAAAAAAGATTATTAAAAACAGCAATGATTTTTTAATAAATTCATTTTGTCATGAACGGAACTCAATTAGAAGTTTCAAATTATCGAGAATTACAGAATTAGTTGATCTTGAAACTGGAGAAATTTTTGAAAATCCTATAAAATTTATTCAAGATAGAATTAATGAAACCCCTGTAGGTAGCATTGTGAAATTCTTTCAAGAATATATACATGAAATAAATTTAATGGTATATATGGGGAGGGTAGATGGCTATTTACATGAAAATGAAAGAATTAAAATTTGTAATTTCCTAATTTTAAAATCCAATAACACTTTGGATTTAGATATATTAGATAGTGAAATTAGAAGAATGAACTCTGATAGTAGCCAGTTCAGAGAATCTTTAAATGAAGTTTCTAAAATGGAGAATAAAAAAGTAGAGGTTTTTTCAATATTAAAAGAAATTGCATATTCTGATAACAATTTAGATTCTATGGAAGAAGGTATTTTGAACCTTGTTAAAAAAGAATTTCAAATATAG
- a CDS encoding ERF4 family protein, with protein sequence MFYYFTPAIEHDFMFNQMIPVFQNILSEIITDLLSAQDIVDTNNYPITDTNGIVIENFNFMNFYKYLAYEGLHNSQSYMNNINNNPIELRKHIKYNDYAKDSSQDCQ encoded by the coding sequence ATGTTCTATTATTTTACACCTGCTATAGAACATGATTTTATGTTTAACCAAATGATTCCAGTATTCCAGAATATTTTATCTGAAATTATTACCGATTTATTATCTGCTCAAGATATAGTAGACACTAATAATTATCCAATAACTGATACAAATGGAATAGTTATAGAAAATTTTAATTTTATGAATTTTTATAAGTATCTTGCTTATGAAGGATTACATAACTCTCAAAGCTACATGAATAACATAAATAATAACCCAATTGAATTAAGAAAACATATTAAATACAACGACTATGCGAAAGATTCATCACAAGATTGCCAATAA
- a CDS encoding SseB family protein, which produces MDTAAETEFNPNNDTLLTTIKAFQNNQNQDTFMAVLQELQGNNAFLIIPTLEPVVGKDRNEAGWSTLEKGTQLSFTSVFEVDGQKVMGVFTSQQNLMLWAKETKPFASIPAKDVLDIAMQNGIERIVIDSNLDTMFVLGRSIVS; this is translated from the coding sequence ATGGACACCGCAGCAGAAACCGAATTTAATCCAAACAACGATACTCTTTTAACTACTATAAAAGCTTTTCAAAACAATCAAAATCAAGATACTTTTATGGCTGTTTTACAGGAATTACAAGGAAACAATGCTTTTCTTATTATTCCAACTCTTGAGCCTGTTGTAGGCAAAGATCGCAACGAAGCCGGATGGTCTACTCTTGAAAAAGGAACTCAATTGTCTTTTACTTCTGTTTTTGAAGTAGACGGACAAAAGGTAATGGGCGTTTTTACTTCGCAACAAAATTTAATGCTTTGGGCTAAAGAAACAAAACCTTTTGCTTCTATTCCTGCTAAAGATGTTTTGGATATTGCCATGCAAAATGGTATCGAAAGAATTGTGATTGATAGTAATTTAGATACGATGTTTGTTTTAGGAAGAAGTATAGTATCCTAA
- a CDS encoding tetratricopeptide repeat-containing sensor histidine kinase: protein MKVKLLLPLLLVSISIFAQEENALQKKKQLETAIQKVQGAKRLKLLDSLATYIYDDTNLECDSILRATITYAIKLDSVNVATKQASNLIDYIAHVSRDFKEGKQIIATMSPLLKKVSSPKLLDHYYINIANMYYYAGDFDASINAYDKASSYATQYKSTTQGLITFRKGVVYVDKGEFGKASLALTEAISFFQKEKDTLKWIDAKGSMSILYSKSGFYKESKKEREEQIELAKTFKSYSNIGVIYFNMAADDNKAGLQTERIANLKLALKSNETSQHKTFFEPIFKSALAVAYAENDSIALAEKIVKALEANSEKYTTNYNEAFYLEAKKSLLFSKKEYKEAIVYGDAYLKLKQKGKQFEEIQLAEKFLFEVYEQIGDNEKALYHFKNYSHIKDSIGNIQKTRVLAYYQTLYETEKRDLTIENQEANIALLDSKNKIQNQWMFFGGSGLLVLFGFVTVTRSRNFAKKEQKNQEKFTQDIINAQEEERTRVALELHDSVGQQLMMLTRKSKNSNDTSMETLAKDTLQNVRTISQGLHPVVLEQFGFTAGINDLINTIDANTELFFTTEIENIDTYLSNQKALHLYRIQQELLNNIIKHAEATSVTIDIRKIKSTIEVTVEDNGKGFDYQQQIKFSKSLGMKSLVERSKIINAKLKINSILKKGTITQLTFPI from the coding sequence ATGAAAGTAAAGCTTTTATTACCATTATTGCTAGTTTCAATAAGTATTTTTGCTCAAGAAGAAAATGCCTTACAAAAGAAGAAACAATTAGAAACCGCCATTCAAAAAGTGCAAGGAGCAAAACGTCTTAAACTATTAGATAGCCTAGCCACTTATATCTATGATGATACTAATTTGGAGTGTGATTCCATATTACGAGCTACTATAACGTATGCCATAAAACTAGACTCGGTAAATGTAGCCACAAAGCAAGCGTCTAACCTTATTGATTACATCGCTCATGTTTCTAGAGATTTTAAAGAAGGAAAGCAAATTATAGCTACTATGAGTCCTTTGCTTAAGAAAGTATCGTCTCCAAAGTTACTAGATCATTATTATATTAATATAGCCAATATGTATTATTATGCAGGAGATTTTGACGCTTCTATTAATGCTTATGACAAAGCCTCTTCCTATGCTACGCAATATAAATCTACTACGCAAGGTCTCATTACATTTAGAAAAGGGGTTGTTTATGTTGATAAAGGAGAATTTGGAAAAGCATCCTTAGCACTTACAGAAGCTATTAGTTTTTTTCAAAAAGAAAAAGATACTTTAAAATGGATTGATGCTAAAGGATCGATGTCTATTTTATATAGTAAAAGTGGGTTTTATAAAGAATCTAAAAAAGAAAGAGAAGAACAAATTGAATTAGCCAAAACATTTAAATCCTATTCTAATATAGGTGTTATTTATTTCAATATGGCTGCCGATGATAATAAAGCGGGTTTACAAACAGAACGCATTGCTAATTTAAAATTAGCGCTTAAAAGCAATGAAACATCACAGCATAAAACTTTCTTTGAACCTATCTTTAAATCGGCTTTAGCAGTTGCTTATGCAGAAAATGATAGCATTGCATTAGCAGAAAAGATAGTAAAAGCGTTAGAAGCTAATTCTGAAAAATACACAACCAACTATAATGAGGCTTTTTATTTAGAGGCTAAAAAAAGTCTTTTATTTTCTAAAAAAGAGTATAAAGAAGCTATTGTTTATGGTGATGCCTATTTAAAATTAAAACAAAAAGGCAAACAATTTGAGGAAATACAATTGGCCGAAAAATTCTTGTTTGAAGTGTATGAACAAATAGGCGATAATGAAAAAGCGCTTTATCATTTTAAAAATTATTCACATATTAAAGACTCCATTGGAAATATTCAAAAAACAAGAGTATTGGCTTATTATCAAACTTTATATGAAACAGAAAAAAGAGATTTAACCATTGAAAATCAGGAAGCAAATATAGCCTTGTTAGACTCTAAAAATAAGATTCAGAATCAATGGATGTTCTTTGGAGGCTCTGGTTTGCTTGTTCTGTTTGGCTTTGTAACTGTAACACGTTCTCGTAATTTTGCCAAAAAGGAACAAAAAAATCAAGAAAAATTTACCCAAGATATTATTAATGCACAAGAAGAAGAACGGACAAGAGTAGCCTTGGAATTGCACGATAGCGTAGGACAACAGTTAATGATGCTAACACGTAAATCAAAAAATAGCAATGACACTAGTATGGAAACTTTAGCTAAAGATACTTTGCAAAATGTAAGAACCATTTCACAAGGATTGCACCCAGTAGTATTGGAACAGTTTGGTTTTACTGCTGGAATAAATGATTTAATTAATACTATAGATGCTAATACAGAACTTTTTTTCACAACCGAAATAGAAAATATAGACACTTATTTAAGCAATCAAAAAGCCTTACATTTATATAGAATACAACAAGAACTTTTAAATAATATTATTAAACATGCAGAAGCAACTTCAGTAACTATAGATATTCGTAAAATAAAATCAACAATTGAAGTTACTGTAGAAGACAATGGAAAAGGTTTTGATTATCAGCAACAAATAAAATTTTCTAAAAGTTTGGGTATGAAATCTTTAGTAGAAAGAAGCAAAATAATTAATGCTAAACTAAAAATTAATTCTATACTAAAAAAAGGCACAATAACACAATTAACTTTTCCTATTTAA
- a CDS encoding response regulator transcription factor, which translates to MNKKNISIIIADDHPIMLKGLTEELESAGYNIVATAVNGAAAVEIIASHNPDIALLDIEMPFFNGFEVIKNCQNLGLKTKFVVMTYHKEKGFIVQAKKVGTHGYLLKEDNLDEIESCIKAVLLDEFYFSKSFQDDIQHTVDNELRKVGLLTPSERTIIRLIAQGKNSTEICETLKVSKRTVEKHRANIIAKLELEPSLDTLTQWTNNYKEIIMSL; encoded by the coding sequence ATGAATAAGAAGAATATTTCAATAATTATCGCAGACGATCATCCAATAATGCTAAAAGGGCTAACAGAAGAACTCGAAAGTGCAGGCTATAACATTGTTGCCACAGCCGTTAATGGTGCGGCAGCAGTAGAAATAATAGCATCGCATAATCCAGATATTGCACTACTAGATATTGAAATGCCTTTTTTCAATGGTTTTGAAGTAATTAAAAATTGCCAAAACTTAGGTTTAAAAACCAAATTTGTAGTAATGACTTATCACAAAGAAAAAGGATTTATAGTGCAAGCAAAAAAAGTAGGAACGCATGGGTATTTATTAAAAGAAGATAATTTAGACGAAATAGAATCTTGTATAAAAGCAGTGCTATTAGACGAATTCTACTTTAGTAAATCCTTTCAAGATGATATACAGCATACTGTAGACAATGAACTTCGAAAAGTGGGATTACTAACACCATCTGAAAGAACCATTATCCGACTGATAGCACAAGGTAAAAACTCAACTGAAATTTGTGAAACACTCAAAGTTTCAAAAAGAACTGTAGAAAAGCATCGTGCTAATATTATTGCGAAACTAGAATTAGAACCATCATTAGATACTTTAACCCAATGGACAAACAACTATAAAGAAATTATCATGTCTTTATAG
- a CDS encoding type II secretion system protein GspG, with the protein MTELILEILVNFGLIREDYKHHKKISKKEKIDGKKRPFQRYFLQPSSITAISVLIIGTLSAFLFFTYQRNSIFPKKTETEIAEITERMEMWKERFGKYPKDLNELIGNNPMRQEWRTDSWNRPYQYSVSESGIEFSIVSAGLDGKYETKDDIKSE; encoded by the coding sequence ATGACTGAACTTATTTTAGAAATATTAGTAAACTTTGGACTGATTCGGGAGGATTATAAGCATCATAAAAAAATCTCGAAAAAGGAAAAAATTGACGGTAAGAAAAGACCATTCCAAAGGTACTTTCTTCAACCGAGCTCTATTACGGCTATTTCTGTTTTAATAATAGGAACTTTAAGCGCGTTTTTATTCTTTACCTATCAACGAAATTCAATATTTCCAAAAAAGACCGAAACAGAAATCGCTGAAATAACGGAAAGAATGGAAATGTGGAAAGAAAGATTTGGGAAATACCCTAAAGACTTAAACGAATTGATTGGAAACAATCCGATGCGACAAGAATGGAGAACTGACTCTTGGAACAGACCTTACCAATATTCTGTGAGTGAAAGCGGAATTGAATTCTCAATAGTTTCAGCTGGTTTGGACGGAAAATATGAAACGAAAGATGATATTAAATCGGAATAA
- a CDS encoding helix-turn-helix domain-containing protein: MKKEIEYLKREIALMKVLILDLMPHKEEDWLDSADVKQRFNFSESKLYRLRKANAIPHTKIGGRYHYPKAFFNQYLLNKIEE, encoded by the coding sequence ATGAAAAAAGAAATTGAATACTTAAAAAGAGAGATTGCGCTTATGAAGGTTTTGATTTTAGACTTAATGCCGCATAAAGAAGAAGATTGGCTAGATAGCGCGGATGTTAAACAACGTTTTAATTTTAGTGAAAGTAAATTATACCGATTGCGCAAAGCTAATGCCATTCCTCATACTAAGATAGGGGGAAGATACCATTATCCCAAAGCTTTTTTTAATCAATATTTATTAAATAAAATAGAGGAGTAG
- a CDS encoding DUF6266 family protein has translation MGTYNKGILGAFSGKVGPVVGANWRGKEVLRSLPRKSNKAATPEQALHRLKFSTVIGFLGPIYPILSRYYGANQGEKSRVNRAMSYHMKEVAVYADPDFTFAYNKVQLAKGYLTGVEAGTISATTANTIDFSWNDNSGQGEALTTDKLVVGVYDPATKNWIYSLGVAERSATSGTLLLPITLSGATVEVWALFASANEKRNSTSTYLGTITIV, from the coding sequence ATGGGAACTTACAACAAAGGCATTTTAGGTGCTTTCTCAGGAAAAGTCGGTCCAGTAGTAGGAGCTAACTGGAGAGGTAAAGAAGTATTGCGTTCTTTACCAAGAAAGAGTAACAAAGCAGCAACACCAGAGCAAGCGTTGCATCGCTTAAAATTTTCGACTGTAATTGGTTTTTTAGGCCCTATTTATCCTATTTTGAGCCGTTATTATGGAGCAAATCAGGGAGAGAAATCTCGAGTGAATCGAGCCATGTCGTACCACATGAAAGAAGTAGCAGTCTATGCAGACCCCGATTTTACTTTTGCGTACAACAAAGTGCAATTGGCAAAAGGCTATTTAACAGGTGTAGAAGCTGGAACAATTAGCGCTACTACTGCTAATACAATTGATTTTTCATGGAATGACAATTCAGGTCAAGGAGAAGCTTTAACAACGGATAAGTTAGTGGTAGGGGTGTATGATCCAGCTACAAAAAACTGGATTTATTCGTTAGGGGTTGCCGAAAGAAGTGCTACTTCGGGTACTTTGTTATTACCCATCACTTTAAGTGGTGCTACAGTAGAAGTTTGGGCTTTATTTGCTTCTGCTAATGAAAAGCGAAATTCAACGAGTACGTATTTAGGAACTATTACTATTGTATAA
- a CDS encoding transposase yields MIPSEIGEIVAQEWIKTPDIRPDMNLELGEFIVMPNHFHGIIFIGNNAYNNEKMGIDAMHGRNAMHRVSTEPYKNQFGPQSKNLASIIRGFKSAVTVQARRINPDFGWQSRFHDHIIRNPNAYENISQYIINNPKKWKGDEFNK; encoded by the coding sequence ATGATTCCATCAGAAATTGGGGAAATCGTGGCACAAGAATGGATAAAAACACCCGATATCAGACCTGATATGAATTTGGAATTAGGAGAATTTATCGTAATGCCCAATCATTTTCATGGGATTATTTTTATTGGAAACAATGCATATAATAACGAAAAAATGGGTATCGACGCCATGCATGGTAGAAACGCGATGCATCGCGTTTCCACAGAACCATACAAAAACCAATTTGGCCCACAATCCAAAAATTTGGCATCCATTATTCGGGGATTTAAATCGGCCGTTACGGTTCAGGCACGACGCATCAATCCTGATTTTGGTTGGCAATCCCGATTTCACGATCACATTATCCGAAATCCAAATGCGTATGAAAACATTTCACAATATATAATCAACAATCCAAAAAAATGGAAGGGTGATGAATTTAATAAATGA
- a CDS encoding type I restriction-modification system subunit M encodes MNKQQLAAKIWESANQMRSKIEPNEYKDYILGLIFYKYLSETELQFLKKEDFTDADINALKEEDADTVDYIKKNIGYFISYDNLFSTWINKGKDFDIANLRDALSAFNRLISPAHKKLFDGIFDTLQTGLSKLGDSAASQTKAISDLLHLIKVIPMDAKQDYDVLGFIYEYLIEKFAANAGKKAGEFYTPHEVSVLISEIIADHLKDRKIIEIYDSTSGSGSLLINIGASVAKHIDDKNNIKYYAQELKQNTYNLTRMNLVMRGILPNNIVTRNGDTLEDDWPYFDENDPVHSYNPLYVDAVVSNPPYSQKWEPSHKEADPRYARFGLAPKAKADYAFLLHDLFHIKPDGIMAIVLPHGVLFRGGEENTIRKKLIEANHIDAIIGLPAGIFFGTGIPTIIIILKQKRPNTDVLIIDASKGFVKDGKNNKLRASDIKKIADTVHNRVSLPKYSQKVERATIRENEYNLNIPRYVDSSENPENWDIYASMFGGIPVNEIEELQNYWEAFPGLRETIFENNNEVNTKLKANDVTTTITEHKAVVDFNNQFNQAFHDFNNYLKEELLSNCETVKISREKIVLSNAIFKRLEKLPLIDKYEAYQLLSDKWDVIKVDLEIIQTEGFEATKVVEPNMVMKKKNGKDVEEQQGWKGRIMPFELVQETYLSDELKSIQAKENRLIEITTEYEEQLDKLAEDDKEADAINEAQDGFVNAEVLKEAKRIKAENKKNTNFDEDSFEAIILKVNDLIAEEKTLKSQVKTETIALHNKTKATIENLSEEQINELLELKWITPLVNSINSLPKTIIDQLANKVQTLASKYEITYADVAHEINEAEKTLATLLDDLEGNDFDLQGLNEFKNFLHGKE; translated from the coding sequence ATGAACAAACAACAATTAGCTGCAAAAATCTGGGAATCAGCAAACCAAATGCGTTCCAAGATTGAGCCAAACGAATACAAGGATTATATTTTAGGTTTAATTTTTTACAAATATCTTTCTGAAACAGAACTGCAATTCCTAAAAAAAGAAGATTTCACCGATGCCGATATAAATGCATTAAAAGAAGAAGATGCCGATACCGTTGATTATATCAAGAAAAACATTGGCTATTTTATTTCTTATGACAATCTTTTTTCAACTTGGATTAATAAAGGAAAAGATTTTGATATTGCAAACTTAAGAGATGCCTTATCAGCTTTTAACCGATTAATAAGTCCTGCTCATAAAAAACTATTTGATGGTATTTTCGATACCTTACAAACAGGGTTAAGTAAATTAGGAGATAGTGCCGCTTCACAAACAAAAGCCATTAGCGATTTATTGCATTTAATCAAAGTAATCCCAATGGATGCGAAGCAAGATTACGATGTGCTAGGTTTTATCTACGAATACCTAATCGAAAAATTTGCAGCAAATGCAGGTAAAAAAGCGGGAGAATTCTATACACCTCACGAAGTTTCGGTATTAATTTCTGAAATCATTGCCGACCATTTAAAAGACCGTAAGATAATTGAAATTTACGATTCAACGAGTGGCTCGGGATCTTTACTTATCAATATTGGGGCTAGTGTTGCAAAACACATAGACGATAAAAACAACATCAAATATTACGCTCAAGAGTTAAAACAAAATACCTATAACCTTACTCGAATGAATTTGGTAATGCGTGGTATTTTACCAAACAACATAGTTACCCGTAACGGTGATACTCTAGAAGACGATTGGCCTTATTTTGATGAAAACGACCCGGTACATTCTTATAATCCATTGTATGTAGATGCAGTAGTTTCAAACCCACCATATTCTCAAAAATGGGAACCATCTCATAAAGAAGCCGACCCACGCTATGCTCGTTTTGGTTTGGCTCCTAAAGCTAAAGCAGATTATGCCTTTTTACTACACGACCTTTTTCATATCAAACCTGATGGTATTATGGCAATAGTATTACCGCACGGGGTTTTGTTTAGAGGTGGTGAAGAAAATACCATTCGTAAAAAATTAATCGAAGCCAATCATATTGATGCCATTATTGGATTACCAGCTGGTATCTTTTTTGGTACTGGAATTCCAACCATTATCATCATTTTAAAACAAAAACGACCAAATACAGATGTTTTAATCATCGATGCATCAAAAGGTTTTGTAAAAGACGGTAAAAACAACAAGCTTCGAGCTTCCGATATTAAGAAGATTGCGGATACAGTTCACAATAGAGTTTCCTTACCAAAGTATTCTCAAAAAGTAGAAAGAGCTACCATTCGTGAAAACGAATACAACCTCAACATTCCGCGTTATGTAGATTCATCTGAAAATCCAGAAAACTGGGATATATATGCTTCTATGTTTGGCGGTATTCCTGTAAACGAAATTGAAGAGTTGCAAAACTATTGGGAAGCTTTCCCAGGATTACGTGAAACCATATTTGAAAATAATAATGAGGTAAATACAAAACTAAAAGCAAACGATGTTACAACTACAATTACAGAACACAAAGCTGTAGTAGATTTTAATAATCAGTTTAACCAAGCGTTTCATGATTTTAATAATTATTTAAAAGAGGAATTGCTCTCTAATTGTGAAACGGTTAAAATCTCTAGAGAAAAAATAGTATTAAGCAATGCTATTTTTAAACGTTTAGAAAAGTTACCGCTAATTGACAAATACGAAGCCTACCAATTACTATCTGACAAATGGGATGTAATAAAAGTAGATTTAGAAATCATACAAACCGAAGGTTTTGAAGCTACAAAAGTAGTAGAACCTAATATGGTAATGAAAAAGAAAAATGGCAAAGATGTGGAAGAACAACAAGGTTGGAAGGGACGCATTATGCCTTTTGAATTGGTACAAGAAACCTATTTGTCTGACGAACTAAAAAGCATACAAGCAAAAGAAAACCGACTCATTGAAATTACTACTGAGTATGAAGAACAATTAGACAAACTGGCTGAAGACGACAAAGAAGCTGATGCTATAAACGAAGCACAAGACGGTTTTGTAAATGCTGAGGTTTTAAAAGAAGCCAAACGTATAAAAGCCGAAAACAAGAAAAATACAAATTTTGATGAAGATTCTTTTGAAGCCATTATACTAAAAGTAAACGATTTAATTGCAGAAGAAAAAACACTTAAATCGCAAGTAAAAACTGAAACAATTGCCTTACACAACAAAACAAAGGCAACTATTGAAAATTTAAGCGAAGAGCAAATTAACGAACTTTTAGAACTTAAATGGATTACACCTTTGGTTAATTCAATAAACAGTTTACCTAAAACCATTATTGACCAATTGGCTAACAAAGTACAAACCTTAGCCAGCAAATACGAAATCACTTATGCCGATGTTGCTCATGAAATAAACGAAGCAGAAAAAACATTAGCAACCTTACTAGACGATTTAGAAGGCAACGACTTTGACTTACAAGGACTAAACGAATTTAAAAACTTTTTGCATGGAAAAGAATAA
- a CDS encoding restriction endonuclease subunit S, translating to MEKNKPQIRFNGFSENSQPFQLGKICVIGDIDHRMPPTVSNGVPYLMTGDFIGLNELDFENAKLVSIEDYNQLSKKIKPELGDILFARYASIGDVRYVETSKNFLISYSCAIIKKSDSIFEKYLYYYFQNNKIQNQIELEINTGSQRNIGIDSIRKLIFQLPKETEQKKISTFFENLDKLITEHQQKHSKLKTLKKAMLSKMFPQQGQTVPEIRFKGFTGNWEEKKLGNISKITTGISNRIDSGLDGDYAFFDRSDDIRRSNIFLFDCEAIIVAGEGSDFIPKYFKGKFDLHQRTYAIIDFKNIIGRYLFYYVHFNRKHFLDHAVGSTVKSLRQPIFENMVIMFPKEDEQILISNYFKNIDHLIFNHELQINKLQNIKKAFLAKMFI from the coding sequence ATGGAAAAGAATAAGCCACAAATTCGTTTTAATGGGTTTTCTGAAAATTCCCAACCATTTCAACTTGGAAAAATTTGTGTCATTGGAGATATTGACCATAGAATGCCACCAACAGTTTCTAATGGAGTACCATATTTAATGACTGGAGATTTTATTGGATTGAATGAACTTGATTTCGAAAATGCAAAACTTGTTTCAATTGAAGACTATAATCAATTGTCTAAAAAAATTAAGCCTGAATTAGGAGATATTTTATTTGCACGATATGCATCTATTGGTGATGTTAGATATGTAGAAACAAGTAAAAATTTTTTAATATCATATTCTTGTGCAATAATTAAGAAAAGTGATTCTATTTTTGAAAAATATCTCTATTATTATTTTCAAAATAATAAAATTCAAAATCAAATTGAATTAGAAATTAATACAGGTTCACAGAGAAATATTGGCATTGACTCTATAAGAAAGCTTATTTTTCAACTACCAAAAGAAACGGAACAAAAAAAGATTAGCACCTTCTTTGAAAACCTAGACAAACTAATCACCGAACACCAACAAAAACACAGCAAACTCAAAACCCTAAAAAAAGCCATGTTGTCTAAAATGTTCCCTCAACAAGGGCAAACCGTTCCAGAAATTCGTTTTAAAGGATTTACGGGAAATTGGGAGGAAAAAAAATTAGGTAACATATCAAAAATAACTACAGGAATTTCAAATAGAATTGATTCTGGTTTAGATGGAGATTATGCCTTTTTCGATAGGTCAGATGATATTAGAAGAAGTAATATTTTTCTTTTTGATTGTGAAGCGATTATTGTTGCTGGTGAGGGGTCAGACTTTATACCAAAATATTTCAAAGGTAAATTTGATTTACATCAGAGAACTTATGCAATAATTGACTTTAAAAATATTATTGGAAGGTATTTGTTTTATTATGTACATTTTAATAGAAAACATTTTCTTGACCATGCAGTTGGTTCAACAGTTAAATCATTAAGGCAACCAATTTTTGAAAATATGGTTATTATGTTTCCTAAGGAAGATGAACAAATTTTAATAAGTAACTATTTCAAAAACATCGACCATTTAATTTTCAATCACGAATTACAAATAAATAAATTACAAAACATTAAAAAAGCCTTTTTAGCCAAAATGTTTATTTAA